GCGGATCCACAGCCCCGCACAGCCCGACGCGACCGCGATGGCCATCCGCGACGGCGTGGTCGCCTGGCTCGGCAGTGACGACGTCGGTCGCACGCTGCATCCGGATGCCCGCATCGTCGACCTCGACGGCGGTTTCGTCGCGCCCGCGTTCGTCGACAGCCACGTCCACGTCACCGCGACCGGGCTCAACCTCAACGGCCTGGATCTGCGCGCCGCGACGTCGCTGCGGCACTGCCTGCAACTGATCGCCGACCACGCCCACCGCCATCCGGACGGGCCGGTGTGGGGCCACGGCTGGGACGAGTCCGGTTGGCCCGAACGCACCCCGCCCACCACCGATGATCTCGATGCCGTGCTGGGCGAGCGACCCGCCTACCTCGCCCGGGTGGACGTGCACTCGGCGGTCGCGACGACCGCGTTGCGCCGCGCCGTGCCCGATCTGGCCGCCGCGTCCGGGTTCTCACCGCAGGGACCATTGAGTGCCGCCGCCCACCACCTCGTGCGTGCGGCCGCCCGGGAGCGCCTGACCAGGCGACAGCGCCACGACGCGCGCGTGGCGGCGCTCGATCACGCCGCCGCGCACGGCATCGTCGCGGTGCACGAATGCGCGGGCCCCGACATCGGCGGCCTCGATGACTGGCTCGAACTGCGGGCCCTCGACCACGGCGTCGACGTGATCGGACTGTGGGGCGAAGCCGCCCGCGACGTCGACCACGCCAAGGCACTCATCGCCGAGACCGGCGCGTACGGCCTGGCGGGCGACCTGTTCGTCGACGGCGCGCTGGGATCGCGCACCGCGTGGCTGCACGCCCCGTACAACGACGCCCCGCACACGTGCGGCAACCGCTACCTCGACCCGGACACCATCACCGCGCACCTGCAGGCGTGCACGCAGGCCGGGATCCCGGCCGGGTTCCACGTCATCGGTGATGCCGCGGTGAGCGCTGTCGTCGACGCGCTCGCGGTTGTCGTCGAGCAACACGGCGCGCCCACGGTCGCACGCTGCGGCCATCGCCTCGAACATGTGGAGATGGTCACCGCTTCCCAGGCCGCGCAGCTCGGGACCTGGGGTGTGGCTGCCAGCATGCAACCGATGTTCGACGCGCTCTGGGGCGGCGGCGACGGCATGTACGCGCAACGCCTCGGCCCCGAGCGGGTTCACCAGCTCAATCCGTTCGCGCTGTTGGCGTCCGCGGGCGTGCCTCTCGCGTTCGGCTCCGACACGCCCGTCACCACCATGAATCCGTGGGAAGCCGTCCGTGCCGCGGTCACACATCGGACGCCGACCGCCGCGATATCGCCGCGTGCGGCGTTCGCTGCGGCCACGCGCGGCGGCTGGCGGGCAGGCGGGGTGCGCGACGGCGTGTCCGGCACCCTGACCCCGGGCGCCCCGGCCAGCTACGCGATCTGGGACGCGGACGATCTCGAGGTGAGCGCACCGGCCAACGCCGTGCAGCGCTGGTCCACCGATCCGCGCTCGCGCGTGCCCGCGCTCCCGCGCCTGGCCGAGGACGCCGACCTGCCGCGATGCCGCCAGACCGTGCACAGAGGTGTCGTCATCCATGGCTAGGGACCGGGCCCGACGCTTCGACCGCACACGCCCCGACGAGATCACCGAGGTGATCCCGGCGGTCACCGACCACGACGCGGATCTCGAGGAGCCTCTCGAGGAGGATCCCGACCTCGGGGATGAACTCGACGACGACGTAGACGACGTAGACGACGACGTAGATGACGACGCAGACGACGAAGTCGCCCGAGACCACGCAGACGAAGAGCCGCCGCGTATCGGGGGCCGCTGGCGTATCGCGGGCCGGGCCGCCCGGTTCGGCCGGGGTGTTCTCGACCGGTGGGTCCCGCTGAGCGCCGCGATCGGCGGCGGCCTGGCCCTGTGGCTGAGCTTCCCACCCATCGGATGGTGGTTCACGGCGTTCCTCGGGCTCGGGGTGCTCGGATGGGTGCTGACCCGCCCGGCCACCACCCGGGCCGGGGGATTCGGCTACGGCGTGCTGTTCGGGCTCGCGTTCTACGTTCCGCTGCTGCCGTGGATCAGCGGTCTGGTCGGTGCGGTGCCGTGGCTCGCGCTGGCGTTCGCCGAAGCGGTGTTCTGCGGTCTGTTCGGCCTGACCGCCGTCGTGGTCGGCAGGCTGCCGGGCTGGCCGCTGTGGTTCGCGACCCTGTGGGTCGGCGCCGAGTGGCTCAAGTCGACGGTTCCGTTCGGCGGGTTCCCGTGGGGCGCGGTGAGCTTCGGGCAGACAGGAGGTCCGCTGCTGGCGCTCGCGCGGGTCGGCGGCGCACCGCTGGTGTCGTTCGCGGTCGCGCTGATCGGATTCAGCCTCACCCTGCTGACCGTGCAGATCGTGTGGTGGTGGCGCCACGGCCACAAACCGGGCGTCCCCGCGCCGGCGGTGATGCTTCCCGGCGTCGCGATCGCCGCGTCGCTTCTGGCCACCGCACTGGTGTGGCCACAGGTGCGCCAGTCCGGAACCGGGGCAGGCGACGATACAGCCGTCACGGTCGCGGCCGTGCAGGGCAACGTGCCGCGGCTCGGGCTGGAGTTCAACGCGCAGCGGCGCGCGGTCCTCGACAACCATGTCAAGGAGACCATGCGGCTGGCGGCCGACGTCAGGGCCGGGCGTGCCGCCCAGCCGATGTTCGTGATCTGGCCCGAGAACTCCTCTGACATCGACCCGCTGGCCAACGCGGATGCCGCCGCGCAGATCACCAGCGCGGCCCAGGCCATCGACGCGCCGATCCTGGTCGGTGGGGTGGTGCGCGCCGACGGCTACACGCCGGACAACCCGGTCGCCAACAACACCGTGATCGTCTGGAACCCTGCCGACGGCCCGGGCGAGCGGCATGACAAGCAGATCGTGCAACCGTTCGGCGAGTACCTGCCGTGGCGCGGCTTCTTCGAGCACCTGTCGTCGTACGCCGACCGCGCCGGCTACTTCGTGCCCGGCGACGGCACCGGCGTCGTACACGCCGCGGGCGTCCCGATCGGCGTCACCACGTGCTGGGAAGTGATCTTCGACCGCGCGGCCAGGGAATCGGTGCTCAACGGTGCCCAGGTGCTCGCGGTACCCACCAACAACGCCACGTTCGACGAGACCATGAGCTCTCAGCAGCTGGCGTTCGGCAAACTGCGCGCAGTCGAGCACGACCGCTACGTCGTCGTCGCGGGGACCACCGGCATCAGCGCGGTGATCTCCCCCGACGGGCACGAACTGGCGCGCACAGAGTGGTTCCAGCCGGCGTATCTGGACAACCAGATCCGGCTCAAATCCGGTCTGGCCCCGGCGACGAAGTGGGGGCCCACCGTGCAGGCGGTGCTGGTCGTCGTTGGTGTTGCCGCGCTGCTCATGGCCATACTGCAGAATGGAAGGTTCGCGCCGAGAAAGCTGCGGCGCCGGTCGGCGACGGCCGTAAAGCGATAAGGAGCCACATGAGCGTCCCCGGTGAACGAGCGCAGGGTGCGGGGGAGGGCCCTGCCACCGTCCGCCCGAGCCAGCGCACCCTGGTGATCATCCCGACGTACAACGAGCGGGAGAATCTGCCGCTGATCGTCGGGCGCGTTCACCACGCGAACCCGCAGGTGCACATCCTCGTGGTCGACGACGGCAGCCCAGACGGCACCGGCGCGCTCGCCGACGAGCTGGCGCTGGCCGACCCCGACCGCATCCACGTCATGCACCGCACCAGCAAGGCCGGCCTCGGCGCGGCGTACCTCGCCGGTTTCGACTGGGGTCTGGGCCGCGGCTACAGCGTGCTGGTCGAGATGGACGCCGACGGCAGCCATGCCCCCGAGGAACTCGGCCGGCTCCTCGACGCGGTCGACGCGGGAGCGGATCTGGCCATCGGATCGCGCTACGTACCCGGCGGTACGGTGCGCAACTGGCCGTGGCGACGCCTCGTGCTGTCCAAGACCGCCAACACCTATTCGCGTTTCCTGCTCGGGGTCGGAATCCACGACATCACCGCCGGCTACCGCGCCTACCGTCGTGAGGTGTTGGAGAAGATCGACCTGTCGGCCGTGGACTCCAAGGGCTACTGCTTCCAGATCGACCTGACGTGGCGCGCCATCAACAACGGCTTCTCGGTCGTCGAGGTGCCGATCACGTTCACCGAACGCGAGCTCGGCGTGTCGAAGATGAGCGGCTCCAACATCCGCGAGGCGATGTTCAAGGTCGCCGAGTGGGGTATCCGCGGCCGCCTCGACCGCGCCAGAGGGGTCGTCCGCTGACGCGGTGATCCGCAAAACGCGAAAGCCGCGAGTGTGCATGCACACTCGCGGCTTTTCCCGGCTTTTCCTGTGACGTCAGTCCGTCAGTTTCCGCGCCGCTTGGCCTTGATCAGGTCGAGACGCTCCTTGAGGAGCTCTTCGAGCTCCTCGACGGATCGACGCTCCAGCAGCATGTCCCAGTGGGTACGCGGCGGCTTGACCTTCTTGGGCTCCGGCACGTCGCCCTCGATGAGGGTGCCCTCCAGACCGTTGCGGCAGAGCCACGTACCGGGGATCTCGGCGTCGTCGGCGAAAGGTACGTCGAACTCCTCGCCGTTCTCCGTGCGGTAGCGGGCGACCTGACGCGGCGCCAGGTCATGATTGCGGTCGGTCTCGTAGCTCACGGCTCCGAGGCGACTGCCCCTCAGGACACGATCAGCCATCGTCATCACTCCTCATCACGCGATTTCGTCCGGATACTGCAACGCGTTTTGCCATTGCCAAGTTCCCGACTCGACCGTCCATGATACGCCGATCACAACCGATGGCCGTCTACAGTCTGGTTCATGACCAGCCCGACGCCCACCGCAACCCGCAGACGCAACCGTCCGCAGCCGTGCCGGTGGTGCGGACGTGAGGTGGCCGACGCGCAGATGGGCCGCAGGCGTCAATACTGCAGACAATCCTGCCGCCAGCGCGCCTACGAACAACGTGCCCTGGTCAAGGGCACTTCGCTGGCCCCGGACTCGGTGGTGCTCACGGCGGAGGAGGCCGCGCAGCTGTCCGACCGCGTCTACCAGGTCCGGTGCGCCGCCGAGGACGTCGCGATCGCCGTCGACGAAGGCGCCGGGCCCCACGAGTTGCGGCAACTCTGCGACGCTTTGCTGCAGGCCGCAAAGGCTGCGGATGGCTGGCGCTGAGCCCTACGATTGCGTTGGTGGCGACGATATCTGACCCTCAACACGCAGGCTCGACACCGGATTCGATGCGATCCGTGTGGCGATTCGACGATTTCGTGTTGGACACGGGCCGGTTCGAACTCCGCCGCGGCGACGAGGTGATCCGGGTCGAACCACAGGTCTTCGACGTGCTGACCCAACTGCTCGTCCACCACGACCGCTTCGTGACGAAGGTCGAACTGTTCGAGTCGGTGTGGGGTGGGCGCTTCGTCGGCGAGGCCGCCCTCACCAGCCGGATCAAGGCCGCACGGCGCGCGCTCGGCGACGACGGCGAGTCGCAGCGCTACATCCGCACCATCCGCGGCCGTGGGTATCAGTTCGTCGGCACGATTCTCCCGGAGGAGGCGGACAACGGCTCCGACGCCCCCGCGCGGGCCCAGCCGCTGCAACGGCACGAGGGTGCGGCCGACATCGATGCGCGGACCGATCAGGACACCGTGGACCCCGACGGCGACGAGACCCCACCACGCCAGCACATCGCGTTCTGCCGTGCCGGCGACGGTGTACGGCTGGCGTACGCGGTCGTGGGGGCGGGGCCGCCGCTGGTGCGCGCGGCGAACTGGATGACGCACCTCGGATACGACATCGAGAGCCCGGTGTGGAGCCACTGGGTCCGCGACCTCTCGCGAAACCACACCTTCATTCGCTACGACGAGCGCGGCTGCGGGTTGTCGGACTGGGAGGCCAACGACTTCTCGTTCGACGACTGGGTGGCCGACCTGGAGTCGGTGGTCGAGGCGCTCGGGCTGGAACGTTTTCCGCTACTGGGTGTTTCGCAGGGCGGCGCAGTTGCGGTGGCCTACGCGGCCCGGCACCCGGAGCGTGTCAGCCACCTCGTGCTGTGCGGTGCCTACGCCAGGGGGCGCGCGGTCCGCGCCGTCGGTGACGAGGAGAAGCGGGCGGCCGCACTGGATCTCGAGCTCGCCCGGGTCGGGTGGGGGCGTGACGATCCGGCATTCCGGCAGGTGTTCGCCGCGCAGTTCCTTCCCGACGGCACCCGCGCCGACTGGGCCGCGTTCGATCAACTGCAACGCCGCACCACGTCACCGGAGAACGCGGTGCGCTTCCTGGAAGCGTTCGGGCGCATCGATGTACGCGACGAGGCGCAGGAAGTACGCTGTCCGACATTGGTCATGCACTCGCGCGACGATCACCGTGTCCCGCTTCGGTTCGGCGAGGAACTCGCGGCCCTGATCGACGATTCACGCATGGTGGCGCTGGACAGCAACAACCACCTGCTCACCGCGACCGAACCGGCGTGGCAGGTGTTCCGGCGGGAACTCGACGCGTTCCTGATCCCCGACTGAGCGCCTGACGGCCCTCCGGTACGCGCCGGGATCTCCACGCAATCTCCATACATTCTTCATGTGCGCCGACCCTCGGCGATACATGCTTTATCGCATGAGAAACCACCTCCGCTCCCTGATCATCGGTGTCGGCGCCATGGTCGCACTCGGCACGATGTCCGCATGTTCTGGCGGAACCACCACCGAGTCGGCCACCTCGGCGACCACCACCCCGGCCGCCACGACGGCTGCCACCCCGTCTGAGGCGCCCGCACCGCTGCCCCAGTCCATCAGGTACATGGCCGACATGCCGACGCCTGACGGCAAGACCATGAGCATCGGCATCTCGGTCGACGGCGACATGGTGACGGCGTACGCGTGCAACGGTGTCGACGACGAGTCGTGGTTCTTCGGCAACCAGTCCGACGGTGACATCGACATCACGTCGAAGTTCCGCGACACCCTCAAGGCCGACATGACCGCCGACGACGCCAAGGGTCAGCTCACCATGAACGGCGTCAACTACACGTTCACCGCGATGCCGGTCAGCGAACCGGCAGGCATGTACACCGCGGCTTTCGAGGGTGTGCGGGCGTCCTGGATCGTGCACCCCGACGGCTCGGTGACCGGCGTGCAGTTCAACGGGGGCATCACCGGCCGCGACTTCGAGCAGGCCGAGCTGCAGCAGCTCAACGCCCAGCAGTTCCAGTCGCAGGTGCGCAACAAGCGCCAGCTCCAGCAGGCCCAGCAGCTCATCCGACTGCAGAACGGCACATTCAGGTCGACCATCAACGGCCATGAGGTGACGCCCGAGCTCGTCACCGGCAAGACCCGGTTCGGCTGAGCCGGCCGCTCAACCCTGATCCCCGGCCCCGCCGGAGTGACAACGCCCGGTCACTCCCGCGGGGCCGGTTCGTCGCGTTCGACTCAGCCGGATTCCAATCCTTACGGCACGGCTGAGCGCTGCGTAACGTCGGCTCACCGTGACTGATTCCAGTGTGCTCGCCCCGACGGCACCCACTGTCACTCGCCGGTGGAGCGGCCGGAGATGGGGCGTCATCCGGGTGATCTCACCGGTGGTCCTGCTGGGTCTGTGGCAGCTCGGCAGTGCCGCCGGTCTCATCTCGCAGGACGTCCTGCCCGCGCCGTCGCTGATCGTCGAAGCCGGTGTCGAACTCATCCGCAACGGCCAACTGGCGGACGCGCTGCAGATTTCCGGGGCCCGGGTCGTCATCGGCCTGCTGCTCGGCGGCGTCGTCGGCGTCGGACTCGGCACCGCCGTCGGGTTGTCGCGGTGGTTGGAAGCCACCGTGGACCCGCCGATGCAGATGATCCGCGCGCTGCCGCATCTCGGCCTGATACCGCTGTTCATCCTGTGGTTCGGTATCGGCGAATCGCCCAAGGTGCTCCTGGTGGCCCTCGGTGTGAGTTTCCCGCTGTACCTCAACACGTTCTCCGCGATCCGCCAGGTCGATCCCAAACTGTTCGAAACCGCTCAGGTACTGGGCTTCTCGTTCTGGCAGCGGTTTCGCACCATCATCGTGCCGAGCGCCGCACCCCAGGTGCTGGTGGGGTTTCGTCAGTCACTGGCCATCGCGTGGCTGACGCTGATCGTGGCCGAACAGATCAACGCCGACTCCGGAATCGGCTTCCTCATCAACAATGCGCGTGATTTCCTGCGCATCGACATCATCATCTTCGGCCTGATCGTCTACGCACTGCTGGGCATCGGCACCGACGCGGGTGTCCGAGCACTGGAACGCCGAGCCTTGAGGTACCGCACATGACCGTCACCTCCGAACGATCCGTCACGACCGCTGCCGAACTGCGCGGTGTCAACAAGTGGTACGGCAATCACCATGTCCTGCGCGACGTGTCGCTGCGGATCGGCCGTGGCGAGATCGTCGCGCTGATCGGGCGCAGCGGATCCGGCAAGTCGACCGTGCTGCGTGTGCTCGCCGGGTTGTCGGCCGACCACACCGGCGAGTGCCACGTGGCCGGCGCTCCCGCACTGGCGTTCCAGGAACCGCGGCTGTTCCCGTGGCGCGATGTCCGCACCAACGTCTCCTACGGACTCACCCGCACGCGGCTTCCGCGCGGTGAGGCGCTCGCGCGGGCCGACCGGGCGCTGGCCGACGTCGGACTCGCCGATCGCGGGGGCGTCTGGCCGTTGACCCTGTCCGGTGGTCAGGCACAACGGGTTTCGTTGGCACGCGCGCTGGTCGCCGAGCCGCAACTGCTGCTG
This genomic window from Mycolicibacterium goodii contains:
- a CDS encoding polyprenol monophosphomannose synthase yields the protein MSVPGERAQGAGEGPATVRPSQRTLVIIPTYNERENLPLIVGRVHHANPQVHILVVDDGSPDGTGALADELALADPDRIHVMHRTSKAGLGAAYLAGFDWGLGRGYSVLVEMDADGSHAPEELGRLLDAVDAGADLAIGSRYVPGGTVRNWPWRRLVLSKTANTYSRFLLGVGIHDITAGYRAYRREVLEKIDLSAVDSKGYCFQIDLTWRAINNGFSVVEVPITFTERELGVSKMSGSNIREAMFKVAEWGIRGRLDRARGVVR
- the rbpA gene encoding RNA polymerase-binding protein RbpA, translating into MADRVLRGSRLGAVSYETDRNHDLAPRQVARYRTENGEEFDVPFADDAEIPGTWLCRNGLEGTLIEGDVPEPKKVKPPRTHWDMLLERRSVEELEELLKERLDLIKAKRRGN
- a CDS encoding alpha/beta fold hydrolase, whose protein sequence is MRSVWRFDDFVLDTGRFELRRGDEVIRVEPQVFDVLTQLLVHHDRFVTKVELFESVWGGRFVGEAALTSRIKAARRALGDDGESQRYIRTIRGRGYQFVGTILPEEADNGSDAPARAQPLQRHEGAADIDARTDQDTVDPDGDETPPRQHIAFCRAGDGVRLAYAVVGAGPPLVRAANWMTHLGYDIESPVWSHWVRDLSRNHTFIRYDERGCGLSDWEANDFSFDDWVADLESVVEALGLERFPLLGVSQGGAVAVAYAARHPERVSHLVLCGAYARGRAVRAVGDEEKRAAALDLELARVGWGRDDPAFRQVFAAQFLPDGTRADWAAFDQLQRRTTSPENAVRFLEAFGRIDVRDEAQEVRCPTLVMHSRDDHRVPLRFGEELAALIDDSRMVALDSNNHLLTATEPAWQVFRRELDAFLIPD
- a CDS encoding ABC transporter permease produces the protein MTDSSVLAPTAPTVTRRWSGRRWGVIRVISPVVLLGLWQLGSAAGLISQDVLPAPSLIVEAGVELIRNGQLADALQISGARVVIGLLLGGVVGVGLGTAVGLSRWLEATVDPPMQMIRALPHLGLIPLFILWFGIGESPKVLLVALGVSFPLYLNTFSAIRQVDPKLFETAQVLGFSFWQRFRTIIVPSAAPQVLVGFRQSLAIAWLTLIVAEQINADSGIGFLINNARDFLRIDIIIFGLIVYALLGIGTDAGVRALERRALRYRT
- a CDS encoding ABC transporter ATP-binding protein, which gives rise to MTVTSERSVTTAAELRGVNKWYGNHHVLRDVSLRIGRGEIVALIGRSGSGKSTVLRVLAGLSADHTGECHVAGAPALAFQEPRLFPWRDVRTNVSYGLTRTRLPRGEALARADRALADVGLADRGGVWPLTLSGGQAQRVSLARALVAEPQLLLLDEPFGALDALTRLSMRTLLLDLWREHGFGVLLVTHDVDEAVALADRVLVLEDGAVVHTLDIGDARPSPGDPSPATENHRTELLERLGVQL
- a CDS encoding amidohydrolase, whose product is MTTLLINGRIHSPAQPDATAMAIRDGVVAWLGSDDVGRTLHPDARIVDLDGGFVAPAFVDSHVHVTATGLNLNGLDLRAATSLRHCLQLIADHAHRHPDGPVWGHGWDESGWPERTPPTTDDLDAVLGERPAYLARVDVHSAVATTALRRAVPDLAAASGFSPQGPLSAAAHHLVRAAARERLTRRQRHDARVAALDHAAAHGIVAVHECAGPDIGGLDDWLELRALDHGVDVIGLWGEAARDVDHAKALIAETGAYGLAGDLFVDGALGSRTAWLHAPYNDAPHTCGNRYLDPDTITAHLQACTQAGIPAGFHVIGDAAVSAVVDALAVVVEQHGAPTVARCGHRLEHVEMVTASQAAQLGTWGVAASMQPMFDALWGGGDGMYAQRLGPERVHQLNPFALLASAGVPLAFGSDTPVTTMNPWEAVRAAVTHRTPTAAISPRAAFAAATRGGWRAGGVRDGVSGTLTPGAPASYAIWDADDLEVSAPANAVQRWSTDPRSRVPALPRLAEDADLPRCRQTVHRGVVIHG
- the lnt gene encoding apolipoprotein N-acyltransferase; this encodes MARDRARRFDRTRPDEITEVIPAVTDHDADLEEPLEEDPDLGDELDDDVDDVDDDVDDDADDEVARDHADEEPPRIGGRWRIAGRAARFGRGVLDRWVPLSAAIGGGLALWLSFPPIGWWFTAFLGLGVLGWVLTRPATTRAGGFGYGVLFGLAFYVPLLPWISGLVGAVPWLALAFAEAVFCGLFGLTAVVVGRLPGWPLWFATLWVGAEWLKSTVPFGGFPWGAVSFGQTGGPLLALARVGGAPLVSFAVALIGFSLTLLTVQIVWWWRHGHKPGVPAPAVMLPGVAIAASLLATALVWPQVRQSGTGAGDDTAVTVAAVQGNVPRLGLEFNAQRRAVLDNHVKETMRLAADVRAGRAAQPMFVIWPENSSDIDPLANADAAAQITSAAQAIDAPILVGGVVRADGYTPDNPVANNTVIVWNPADGPGERHDKQIVQPFGEYLPWRGFFEHLSSYADRAGYFVPGDGTGVVHAAGVPIGVTTCWEVIFDRAARESVLNGAQVLAVPTNNATFDETMSSQQLAFGKLRAVEHDRYVVVAGTTGISAVISPDGHELARTEWFQPAYLDNQIRLKSGLAPATKWGPTVQAVLVVVGVAALLMAILQNGRFAPRKLRRRSATAVKR